A single genomic interval of Mycolicibacterium holsaticum DSM 44478 = JCM 12374 harbors:
- a CDS encoding maleylpyruvate isomerase family mycothiol-dependent enzyme — translation MNTSRPVTILDKSTVLAGLFAVWDDIAALAAGLDDPQWQAPTALPGWTVHDVTAHMVGTESMLRGLPTPETDVDVSTLTHVRNDIGAMNERWVRDMRRISPGQLLEEFRAVTADRREALTALSDDDWNAATMTPAGPDSYGRFMRVRVFDCWMHEHDIRDAVGQPASNEELTGPAADLALDEMSASMGFVVGKLGGAPDGSWVSIELTGPLARTINVAVTGRAQVVDDFGDEQPTSTIRLDGLLFTRLAGGRTPLDHDAVTYGGDVAVGRRIVEHLNYVI, via the coding sequence GTGAACACCTCGCGTCCCGTGACCATCCTCGACAAATCCACCGTACTAGCCGGGCTGTTCGCGGTGTGGGACGACATCGCCGCGCTCGCCGCGGGTCTGGACGACCCGCAGTGGCAGGCGCCGACAGCGCTGCCCGGGTGGACCGTGCATGACGTCACCGCGCACATGGTCGGCACCGAGTCGATGTTGCGCGGACTGCCCACACCGGAGACCGATGTCGACGTCTCGACGCTGACCCATGTGCGCAACGACATCGGGGCGATGAACGAACGCTGGGTGCGCGACATGCGCCGGATCAGCCCCGGGCAGCTGCTCGAGGAGTTCCGCGCGGTCACGGCCGACCGACGCGAGGCGCTGACGGCGCTCTCCGACGACGACTGGAACGCCGCCACCATGACACCGGCCGGCCCGGACAGCTACGGGCGTTTCATGCGGGTGCGGGTGTTCGACTGCTGGATGCACGAACACGACATCCGCGACGCGGTCGGACAACCCGCGAGCAACGAGGAGCTGACCGGACCCGCGGCCGACCTGGCGCTGGATGAGATGTCGGCCAGCATGGGCTTCGTTGTCGGCAAACTGGGCGGCGCGCCCGACGGGTCGTGGGTGTCGATCGAGCTGACCGGGCCGCTGGCCCGCACGATCAACGTGGCGGTCACGGGCCGGGCACAGGTGGTCGACGACTTCGGCGACGAGCAGCCCACCTCGACGATCCGGCTCGACGGGCTGCTGTTCACCCGGCTGGCGGGCGGGCGCACCCCGTTGGACCACGACGCCGTCACCTACGGCGGAGACGTGGCCGTCGGCCGGCGGATCGTCGAGCACCTCAACTACGTGATCTGA
- a CDS encoding cytochrome P450 yields MIAHILGIADDDLVAFKEWSNETVRLANANMSPSGMKQGFAGMRAIGHFHHYFTDKLRRGRFLEADTVLGRLVANAHDGKLSDDELFFFAFLLLLAGNETTTNMLGTLFLTLSDNPDQLRLLQKRPDLIPSAIEEQLRYYAPIQGLYRTARSDYVVGSATIPAGARVLLLWGAANRDPRQFEDPDAFRVERNPTGHVSFGSGVHLCLGAQLAGLEGQSVLREIVAHVDRIEIVGDPSWRANPTLRGLTKLDVRATRRNGAPDAALADVH; encoded by the coding sequence GTGATCGCCCACATCCTCGGCATCGCCGACGACGACCTGGTGGCCTTCAAGGAATGGTCGAACGAAACGGTTCGACTGGCCAACGCGAACATGTCGCCCTCGGGGATGAAGCAGGGGTTCGCGGGAATGCGGGCGATCGGCCATTTCCATCATTACTTCACCGACAAGTTGCGCCGGGGTCGGTTCCTCGAGGCGGACACCGTATTAGGCCGACTGGTAGCCAATGCCCACGACGGCAAACTCAGCGACGACGAGCTGTTCTTCTTTGCCTTTCTGCTGTTGCTTGCCGGCAACGAGACCACCACGAACATGCTCGGCACCCTGTTCTTGACGCTGTCGGACAACCCTGACCAGCTCCGGCTCCTGCAGAAGCGCCCCGACCTGATTCCCAGTGCCATCGAGGAGCAGCTGCGCTACTACGCGCCGATCCAGGGCTTGTACCGCACAGCGCGCTCTGACTATGTCGTGGGATCAGCGACCATTCCCGCGGGCGCACGGGTACTGCTGCTCTGGGGCGCAGCCAACCGAGATCCACGTCAGTTTGAGGATCCGGACGCGTTTCGGGTTGAGCGCAATCCCACAGGGCACGTCTCGTTTGGTTCAGGAGTCCATCTGTGCCTGGGCGCGCAGCTCGCCGGGTTGGAAGGTCAGTCGGTATTGCGCGAGATCGTCGCTCACGTGGACCGCATCGAGATCGTGGGTGACCCGAGCTGGCGGGCCAATCCCACGCTGCGGGGACTGACCAAACTCGACGTGCGGGCGACGCGCCGCAACGGTGCCCCGGATGCTGCCCTGGCGGACGTCCACTGA
- a CDS encoding IclR family transcriptional regulator gives MFVQRDAPTSMVDRVALILNSLEAADKPLPLDQVADQTGLPRSSAHRILTQLHGAGLLHHRSTGYCLASAPRGDDHSQLRAVASPVLERLRTDTALAVHLGVLRGADVLCLDRLSGDSVGVAPLRVASHTPAHASALGKAMLAQLSPEQVDDILVAPLRKCTPATIADVPTLHQELARIRSRHGLAYDDQELAVGLASVAAPIPLTGGEVAALSLTGAVPVARLQRMAPFLTRSSRGIAERFASTSGSSRNQSAPVSVTDDMLSRVLRTLSSDDWV, from the coding sequence GTGTTTGTGCAGCGAGACGCGCCGACGTCGATGGTGGATCGGGTCGCGCTGATCCTGAACTCGCTCGAGGCCGCCGACAAGCCGCTGCCGCTCGACCAGGTTGCCGACCAGACCGGGTTACCGCGCTCGTCGGCTCATCGGATCCTCACCCAGCTGCACGGGGCGGGGCTGCTGCACCACCGGTCGACGGGGTACTGCCTCGCGTCGGCGCCGCGCGGCGATGATCATTCCCAGCTGCGCGCGGTGGCGTCCCCCGTTCTCGAACGCCTCCGTACCGATACCGCGCTGGCGGTGCATCTCGGCGTGCTGCGCGGGGCCGACGTGCTCTGCCTGGACCGGCTTTCGGGCGATAGCGTCGGGGTGGCACCGCTGCGCGTCGCCAGCCACACCCCCGCACACGCGAGCGCATTGGGTAAGGCGATGCTGGCGCAGCTCTCCCCCGAGCAGGTGGACGACATCCTCGTTGCCCCGCTTCGAAAATGCACTCCGGCGACGATCGCCGACGTCCCCACCCTGCATCAGGAGTTGGCGCGGATCAGATCACGCCACGGCCTCGCCTACGACGACCAGGAGCTGGCCGTCGGGCTCGCAAGCGTGGCGGCTCCGATCCCGCTCACCGGCGGTGAGGTTGCGGCGCTTTCGCTGACCGGCGCGGTGCCGGTGGCCCGATTGCAAAGGATGGCACCGTTTCTCACGCGCTCCTCCCGGGGTATCGCCGAGCGCTTTGCCAGCACATCGGGGTCGTCTCGTAACCAATCCGCTCCGGTGAGCGTCACCGACGACATGTTGTCGCGGGTCCTGCGAACGCTGTCGTCCGATGACTGGGTGTGA
- a CDS encoding acyl-CoA dehydrogenase family protein, which translates to MPTSTDSDNGRHARRSRRPEMGMSPSESVLSSVRSLLPEIAAAAHTVDRNGAVDSQVIGRLHDAGYFSLLQPEPYGGLENAPDVYLTATRELSSACTSTGWLAGWLAVNNWGLSVRDERVLHEIWGADPRALLCSSYAPTGRLEAVDGGFWLSGRWTRCTGAHHASWLSVAALLVGSDGAAQDFVAVLVPRSDYAVESTWNGLGLRGIGADDVVVSGAFVPRYRSFSWLDFDLGATVPALDRLPQPTVYTLAGTIPLIGAAQRVVAASDTRAPSDQISMAGTDLELSVLQIHRNVAELMDCVRGGAQPDTALVLRTRRDQVMAAERAVRAVNTVVHRSGHRDDGGVVERVWRDVQTARMHVSSNVEQVLSVVGRFTLGLEVDDLIW; encoded by the coding sequence ATGCCCACCTCCACGGACAGCGACAATGGTAGGCATGCCCGCCGCAGCAGACGTCCCGAGATGGGAATGAGCCCCTCGGAGTCCGTGCTCAGCTCCGTGCGGTCCCTGCTGCCCGAGATCGCAGCGGCCGCGCACACGGTCGACCGTAACGGCGCGGTGGACTCCCAGGTGATCGGGCGTCTGCACGACGCGGGCTACTTTTCGCTTCTGCAACCCGAGCCGTACGGCGGACTGGAGAACGCGCCCGACGTCTACCTGACGGCCACCAGGGAGCTGTCCTCGGCCTGCACGTCCACAGGGTGGTTGGCCGGATGGCTCGCGGTGAACAACTGGGGCCTTTCCGTGCGCGATGAGCGGGTCCTGCACGAGATATGGGGTGCTGACCCGCGCGCGCTGCTGTGTTCGTCCTACGCTCCGACCGGACGGCTCGAGGCAGTCGACGGCGGCTTCTGGCTGTCGGGCCGGTGGACGCGTTGCACGGGAGCCCACCACGCCTCATGGTTGAGCGTTGCGGCGCTGCTGGTCGGATCCGACGGCGCCGCACAGGATTTCGTAGCAGTCCTGGTGCCCCGTTCCGACTATGCCGTCGAGTCGACATGGAACGGCTTGGGGCTGCGCGGAATCGGCGCCGACGACGTCGTGGTCTCCGGCGCGTTTGTGCCCCGATACCGCTCGTTCAGCTGGCTGGACTTCGACCTCGGCGCGACCGTGCCCGCGCTGGACCGGCTCCCACAACCGACGGTCTACACCCTGGCCGGAACCATTCCGCTGATCGGGGCGGCCCAACGCGTGGTCGCGGCTTCTGATACGCGGGCGCCGTCGGACCAGATCTCCATGGCCGGTACCGACTTGGAGTTGTCGGTGCTTCAGATCCACCGCAACGTCGCCGAACTGATGGACTGCGTTCGCGGCGGCGCCCAACCCGATACCGCGTTGGTGCTACGGACGCGGCGCGACCAGGTGATGGCTGCAGAACGTGCCGTGCGGGCGGTCAACACCGTCGTGCACCGCTCGGGTCACCGCGACGACGGCGGCGTGGTCGAACGGGTGTGGCGTGACGTGCAGACCGCGCGCATGCACGTCTCCAGCAACGTCGAGCAGGTGCTGTCAGTGGTGGGCAGGTTCACGCTGGGCCTCGAGGTCGATGACCTCATCTGGTAG
- a CDS encoding SDR family NAD(P)-dependent oxidoreductase: MTHEPGRLYGKSAVITGAAFGIGRATAVLFAREGARLVVTDIQSEPLLALADELSDAGAQVETVIGDVSVEDDARRMITAAADRYGRLDVLVANAGIIPLGDALEVSAADWDEVMAIDGRGMFLTCKFAIEAMVATGGGAIVCLSSISGLAGQKRQAAYGPAKFIATGMTKHLAVEWADQGIRVNAVAPGTIRTERVKRLPEEPGGSEYLAAIESMHPMGRLGEPAEVASAIVFLASDDASFITGAVLPVDGGYLAQ; the protein is encoded by the coding sequence ATGACCCATGAACCAGGGCGTCTTTACGGAAAGTCGGCTGTGATCACCGGGGCGGCGTTCGGCATCGGCCGGGCGACGGCCGTGCTCTTCGCGCGTGAAGGCGCACGGCTGGTCGTGACCGACATTCAAAGCGAACCGCTGCTTGCGCTGGCCGATGAACTGAGCGATGCCGGGGCGCAGGTCGAGACGGTCATCGGTGACGTCTCGGTGGAGGACGACGCGCGACGGATGATCACGGCGGCAGCCGATCGCTACGGACGGCTCGACGTGCTGGTCGCCAACGCCGGGATCATCCCGCTCGGCGACGCGCTGGAGGTCTCCGCCGCCGACTGGGACGAGGTAATGGCCATCGACGGGCGTGGCATGTTCCTGACGTGCAAGTTCGCGATCGAGGCGATGGTGGCGACCGGGGGTGGCGCCATCGTCTGCCTCTCCTCGATCTCCGGGCTGGCGGGCCAGAAGCGCCAGGCGGCGTACGGGCCCGCCAAGTTCATCGCTACCGGCATGACCAAGCACTTGGCGGTCGAGTGGGCCGACCAGGGCATCAGGGTCAATGCCGTGGCGCCCGGGACGATTCGAACCGAGAGAGTCAAGCGGCTTCCTGAGGAGCCGGGCGGCTCGGAGTATCTGGCGGCAATCGAGAGCATGCACCCGATGGGCCGTCTCGGCGAACCGGCCGAAGTCGCCAGCGCCATCGTCTTCCTCGCGTCCGACGACGCCTCCTTCATCACCGGTGCCGTGCTGCCCGTCGATGGGGGATACCTAGCGCAATAG
- a CDS encoding serine hydrolase domain-containing protein translates to MVRFVALAVLILVAVTSCNRAYPTDVHDGPRTTQAPAAANAPTQTPINPSTPDIPAVSTLINDAIAARRLPGAVVAVGHGGKIVFERAYGVRKLDGEQGLDGAPAPAEPMTMDTIFDIASLTKPIGTATAVLQLYEQGKVFFDKPVQAYLPEFNPANDPQRAKVTVRMLLTHTSGEPGDLDLREPWGLDRADKTGGVHRALNAPLLSEPGEVFRYSDIGFILLGALVEKVTGQTLDVYVQRNVFAPLSMHDTRYLPPAKACGPHKIRGVALAWTQGQGPDRCAEGTWNTDLLPRIAPTALDEENRADPHRNPDFGRLLRGTVHDPTARRMGGVAGSAGVFSTVLDVSRYAQALLDRLAGRPSPFPLQQATLQLMTTPQQPGHSTDQLQAANAAARDVAPRYPAIRGQNLRGLGWDIDTGHSRPRGTIFPIGSFGHTGFTGTSLWLDPGSNTYVVLFTNAIHLRGSRPVSDLQGAVATAAARALGI, encoded by the coding sequence ATGGTCAGGTTCGTTGCATTGGCCGTACTTATCCTCGTCGCGGTCACGTCGTGTAACCGTGCGTATCCAACTGATGTGCACGACGGCCCACGCACCACCCAGGCGCCGGCAGCGGCGAACGCGCCTACGCAGACACCGATCAACCCGTCCACGCCCGACATTCCCGCAGTCTCCACGTTGATCAACGATGCGATCGCCGCACGACGGCTGCCCGGCGCCGTGGTCGCGGTCGGACACGGCGGCAAGATCGTCTTCGAGCGGGCCTACGGTGTGCGCAAGCTCGACGGTGAACAAGGGCTCGACGGCGCGCCCGCGCCCGCCGAACCGATGACCATGGACACGATCTTCGATATCGCGTCGCTGACGAAGCCCATCGGCACGGCAACCGCCGTTCTGCAGCTCTACGAACAGGGCAAGGTCTTCTTCGACAAGCCCGTCCAGGCGTACCTGCCCGAATTCAACCCGGCCAACGACCCGCAGCGCGCGAAGGTGACCGTGCGCATGTTGCTCACCCACACATCAGGCGAACCCGGCGACCTCGACCTACGAGAGCCCTGGGGGCTTGACCGCGCCGACAAAACCGGAGGCGTCCATCGCGCTCTCAACGCCCCGTTGCTTTCGGAGCCCGGTGAGGTGTTCCGTTACTCCGACATCGGATTCATCCTGCTTGGCGCGTTGGTCGAAAAGGTCACGGGCCAGACGTTAGACGTATACGTCCAGCGAAATGTCTTCGCGCCGCTCAGCATGCACGACACCCGCTACCTGCCACCGGCGAAAGCTTGTGGGCCGCACAAGATCAGGGGAGTGGCGCTGGCGTGGACGCAGGGTCAAGGCCCGGACAGGTGCGCGGAGGGCACCTGGAACACGGACCTGTTGCCGCGGATCGCCCCGACGGCACTCGACGAGGAGAACAGGGCCGACCCGCACAGGAATCCCGACTTCGGGCGCCTACTTCGCGGCACCGTGCACGACCCGACAGCGCGTCGCATGGGTGGGGTGGCCGGATCCGCCGGCGTGTTCTCGACCGTGCTCGACGTCAGCCGCTATGCACAGGCACTGCTTGATCGGCTGGCGGGCCGTCCGAGCCCATTTCCTTTGCAGCAGGCGACCTTGCAGCTGATGACGACCCCTCAACAGCCCGGCCATTCGACCGACCAGCTACAAGCGGCCAACGCCGCCGCCCGCGATGTCGCTCCGAGATATCCAGCGATCCGGGGCCAAAACCTGCGCGGCCTCGGTTGGGACATCGACACCGGACACTCCCGGCCGAGAGGAACGATCTTCCCGATCGGCAGCTTCGGCCACACCGGCTTCACCGGAACCTCGCTCTGGCTCGACCCAGGGTCAAATACCTACGTGGTGCTGTTCACCAACGCAATCCACCTGCGCGGCAGCCGACCCGTGTCGGATCTACAGGGTGCGGTGGCGACGGCCGCCGCCCGGGCTCTGGGTATCTAA
- the istA gene encoding IS21 family transposase: MFREVSVVEIREVLRTWLAGHGLRVVASQAGVDRKTARRYVEAAVAAGLDRAGGVDQLDDALIGAVVTVVRPDRPQGHGSVWEVLCANHSQINQWVDKGLTVVKIGDLLARQGVIVPQRTLHRYCQEHTKYQGRRRGGTVPVVDGEPGMECQIDFARMGMLFDTATGRRRVVHALIFTAVYSRHMFVWLTFSQTLTAVIDGCEAAWDFFGGVFKVLIPDNMGTVVAHADSVNPRFTVGWLEYSQARGFATDPARVAHPQDKPRVERMVQYVRNNFFAGEEFSDLADAQHRAHVWCAQKAGLRIHGTTCAQPAVVFADREAPALLAAPTLRYVVPVYAEVKVARDYHVQLAKALYSIPHHLRGQTLSARADGELAKFYHRGQLVKTHPRQPAGTRSTDPADLPADKTGYAMRDLHRLIATAAGHGPNIGIYAERLLDHDLPWTRMRQVYRLLGLVKRYGPAPVDTACARALDLDVVSMTKIAAMLEQAIENSPVPPPRAASGLAAARFARDPRDYRPTPRPEWLQVIDGGTTDDQKGL, translated from the coding sequence ATGTTTCGGGAGGTTTCTGTGGTCGAGATTCGTGAAGTGCTTCGGACGTGGCTGGCTGGCCACGGACTGCGGGTGGTGGCCAGCCAGGCTGGGGTGGATCGCAAAACTGCGCGGCGCTATGTCGAGGCCGCGGTGGCTGCTGGCTTGGACCGGGCCGGTGGGGTCGATCAGCTCGATGACGCGTTGATCGGCGCGGTGGTCACCGTGGTGCGCCCGGACCGGCCGCAAGGGCACGGATCGGTGTGGGAAGTGCTGTGCGCCAACCATAGTCAGATCAACCAGTGGGTTGACAAGGGCCTGACGGTGGTCAAGATCGGTGACCTGCTGGCCCGCCAGGGCGTGATCGTTCCGCAGCGCACGTTGCACCGCTACTGCCAGGAACACACCAAGTATCAGGGTCGGCGCCGCGGTGGGACGGTGCCGGTCGTCGACGGCGAACCCGGGATGGAATGCCAGATCGACTTCGCCCGGATGGGCATGCTGTTTGACACTGCGACGGGCAGGCGTCGGGTGGTGCATGCGCTGATCTTCACCGCGGTGTATTCGCGGCACATGTTCGTATGGCTGACGTTTTCCCAAACCCTGACCGCGGTCATCGACGGCTGCGAAGCAGCCTGGGATTTCTTCGGCGGTGTCTTCAAAGTCCTCATTCCCGACAACATGGGAACGGTTGTTGCCCATGCAGATTCAGTGAACCCCAGGTTCACCGTGGGGTGGCTGGAATACTCCCAGGCCCGCGGCTTCGCCACCGACCCGGCTCGGGTGGCCCACCCGCAAGACAAACCGCGTGTGGAGCGGATGGTGCAGTACGTGCGCAACAACTTCTTCGCCGGCGAAGAGTTCAGCGACCTCGCTGACGCCCAACACCGAGCCCACGTGTGGTGCGCTCAGAAGGCGGGTCTGCGTATCCATGGCACCACCTGCGCCCAGCCGGCGGTGGTGTTCGCCGACCGGGAGGCGCCGGCACTGTTGGCTGCTCCGACGCTGCGGTATGTGGTGCCGGTATATGCCGAGGTCAAAGTGGCCCGCGACTATCACGTGCAGCTGGCCAAGGCGTTGTATTCGATCCCGCACCACCTGCGCGGCCAGACGCTATCGGCGCGGGCCGATGGCGAGTTGGCCAAGTTCTACCATCGCGGACAGCTGGTGAAGACTCACCCACGTCAACCCGCCGGGACCCGCTCTACTGACCCCGCTGATCTGCCCGCAGACAAGACCGGCTACGCGATGCGCGATCTGCACCGGCTCATCGCCACCGCGGCCGGTCACGGCCCGAATATCGGCATCTACGCCGAACGCCTGCTCGATCACGACCTGCCCTGGACCAGGATGCGTCAGGTGTATCGGCTGCTCGGGCTGGTCAAACGCTACGGCCCCGCCCCGGTGGACACCGCCTGCGCGCGCGCCCTGGATCTCGATGTCGTCTCGATGACCAAGATCGCCGCCATGCTGGAGCAGGCCATCGAGAACAGCCCCGTCCCGCCGCCGCGGGCTGCCTCCGGGTTGGCTGCAGCCCGGTTCGCCCGCGATCCCCGCGACTACCGCCCCACACCGCGGCCGGAATGGTTGCAGGTCATCGACGGCGGCACCACCGACGATCAGAAGGGGCTGTGA
- a CDS encoding DUF1906 domain-containing protein, with product MQGPGDGPRSWSRRDVLRYGVSTPVLLLLGVAGASAGRPIASARPLRLVDFTHRLVPADQIKAAGYDGALVYVSELRPGADFDFKPVTRAYADSLRTAGLHVVSCYQYGKPGWPTPSDYTRGYDGGVADAQTALRLHAAAGGAESAPIFFSIDEDVDLETWKSVAAQWLRGINSVLGVQRTGVYGHARVCAWAIDDAVIGRSTSPGHWWAWQTKAWSGGKREPRAVLYQAVVVSGPDTGIAMGGTHVDEDEVLAPDFGQWDLDRS from the coding sequence GTGCAGGGCCCCGGTGACGGACCGCGATCGTGGTCGCGGCGCGACGTCCTCAGATACGGCGTGTCGACACCGGTGCTGCTGTTACTCGGTGTGGCGGGGGCGTCGGCTGGTAGGCCGATAGCGTCGGCGCGTCCCTTGCGGCTGGTCGACTTCACGCACCGGTTGGTACCCGCCGACCAGATCAAGGCGGCGGGCTATGACGGGGCACTGGTGTACGTGTCCGAGTTGCGCCCGGGCGCCGACTTCGACTTCAAGCCGGTCACCCGCGCGTACGCGGATTCGCTGCGTACCGCCGGTCTGCATGTCGTCAGCTGCTATCAGTACGGCAAGCCGGGTTGGCCGACGCCGTCGGATTACACCCGCGGATATGACGGCGGGGTGGCCGACGCACAGACCGCGCTTCGGTTGCACGCCGCGGCCGGCGGAGCGGAGTCCGCACCGATCTTTTTCAGCATCGACGAAGACGTCGACCTCGAAACCTGGAAAAGCGTTGCCGCGCAGTGGCTCCGTGGGATCAACTCCGTGCTGGGGGTACAGCGCACCGGTGTCTACGGGCACGCCCGGGTGTGCGCATGGGCGATTGACGATGCGGTGATCGGGCGGTCGACATCGCCCGGGCACTGGTGGGCATGGCAGACGAAGGCGTGGTCGGGTGGTAAGCGCGAGCCACGGGCGGTGCTGTATCAAGCCGTGGTGGTCAGCGGACCGGATACCGGGATCGCCATGGGCGGTACCCATGTCGATGAGGACGAGGTGCTCGCGCCTGACTTCGGGCAGTGGGATCTCGACCGAAGCTGA
- the istB gene encoding IS21-like element helper ATPase IstB: MTKPAKEVVTDPISPDLKKAMRQLKLSPILDTLPDRLALARQQHLSHAAFLELVLADEATRRDTSSAARRARVAGLDPSMRLDTWDEDASVRYDRTLWTDLTSLRFLDAAHGAVVLGAVGVGKTHLATALGHIAVRRRVPTLMLRADAMFKRLRASRLDNSTEAEIRRLAQVRLLIIDDFALQPLDATATADFYELVVARHQRSATIVTSNRGPDEWLSVMTDAMLAESAVDRLTSTAHELIIEGPSYRQRQKPSVDSSPSTTDHRR; the protein is encoded by the coding sequence ATGACCAAGCCTGCCAAAGAGGTTGTCACTGACCCGATCTCACCCGATTTGAAGAAGGCGATGCGCCAACTCAAACTCTCACCGATACTCGACACCCTGCCCGACCGACTCGCCCTGGCCCGCCAACAGCACCTCTCCCACGCCGCGTTCCTCGAACTGGTCCTCGCCGACGAAGCCACCCGCCGCGACACCAGCTCCGCCGCGCGGCGAGCACGCGTCGCCGGCCTCGATCCCAGCATGCGTCTAGACACCTGGGACGAAGATGCTTCGGTGCGCTACGACCGGACCCTGTGGACCGACCTGACCAGTCTGCGGTTCCTCGACGCCGCCCACGGTGCAGTGGTCCTCGGGGCGGTCGGCGTCGGCAAAACTCACCTCGCGACCGCGCTGGGCCACATTGCGGTGCGTCGACGAGTCCCGACCCTGATGCTGCGTGCTGATGCAATGTTCAAGCGGCTCAGAGCTTCTCGACTCGACAACAGCACCGAAGCCGAGATACGGCGACTCGCGCAAGTGCGCCTGCTGATTATCGATGACTTCGCACTGCAACCGCTCGACGCTACAGCCACCGCCGACTTCTACGAACTGGTTGTCGCCAGACATCAACGCAGCGCGACCATTGTGACCTCAAATCGTGGACCCGATGAATGGTTGTCGGTCATGACCGACGCGATGCTCGCCGAATCCGCCGTCGACCGACTTACCTCCACCGCGCACGAACTCATCATCGAGGGGCCGTCCTACCGGCAACGCCAGAAGCCCTCAGTTGACAGCTCGCCGTCAACCACAGATCATCGCCGTTGA
- a CDS encoding cytochrome P450 — protein MPIRSQMRFLKMYGPSLAVGFAHDVSHLVMRKVRRAPVPPGVEVTDFDPLDPQTAADPYPHYRQLLQSGPVHYNPKRDIFILSRYEDVRAGARTHEVFSSADGISYNRMRAPSLLTVDPPRHTQMRKQAQPAFTRGALESWQSTVVQLARDHTARLFDNPPVDIVQLRLPSPFRPP, from the coding sequence ATGCCGATCCGGTCGCAGATGCGATTCCTCAAGATGTACGGCCCGAGCCTTGCCGTCGGATTCGCTCACGACGTGTCCCACCTCGTCATGCGCAAGGTTCGCAGGGCTCCGGTCCCGCCCGGTGTCGAGGTCACCGACTTCGATCCGCTGGATCCACAGACGGCGGCAGACCCATATCCTCACTACCGTCAGCTCTTGCAGAGCGGTCCCGTCCACTACAACCCCAAGCGGGACATCTTCATCCTGAGCAGATATGAAGACGTGCGGGCCGGTGCCCGCACCCATGAAGTGTTCTCAAGCGCCGACGGCATCTCCTACAACCGCATGCGTGCGCCCTCCCTGCTGACGGTAGACCCGCCCAGACACACCCAGATGCGCAAGCAAGCTCAACCGGCGTTCACCCGCGGGGCGCTGGAGTCGTGGCAGTCGACGGTGGTGCAACTGGCTCGCGACCATACCGCCCGGTTGTTCGACAACCCGCCCGTCGACATCGTCCAGTTGCGCTTGCCGAGCCCCTTCCGACCGCCGTGA
- a CDS encoding proteasome protein, with amino-acid sequence MTVVLALRCADGLVMGSDSQITDPGRGLSYPAQKLHMMGKHAAWGGSGSRAVLYDLEEIFRAEPEAILEADDIGRALQRRTVPVLKHHYDNFIEDVPAAKASGATPATYVLAAGFAGDRPFIVDIDPHGLIGHYEETGFQAVGSGAPMAQQAYALLSNFRMTERSVDYGLVAALRVLDALDVSSPSVGGPMDLCRITPDGAHHLDPDEVDAIREQVGRWLGIEETALDGLFD; translated from the coding sequence GTGACGGTGGTGCTGGCGCTGCGCTGCGCCGACGGGTTGGTGATGGGGTCGGATTCCCAGATCACCGATCCGGGTCGCGGGTTGAGCTATCCGGCGCAGAAGCTGCACATGATGGGCAAGCACGCGGCGTGGGGCGGCAGCGGATCGCGGGCGGTGCTCTACGACCTGGAAGAGATCTTCCGTGCCGAGCCCGAGGCGATCTTGGAGGCCGACGACATCGGCCGCGCGCTGCAGCGACGTACGGTGCCGGTGCTCAAACATCACTACGACAACTTCATCGAAGACGTGCCCGCCGCGAAGGCCAGCGGCGCGACGCCGGCTACCTACGTCTTAGCGGCGGGATTCGCGGGGGACCGGCCGTTCATCGTCGACATCGACCCGCACGGGCTGATCGGCCATTACGAGGAGACCGGATTTCAGGCGGTGGGCAGCGGCGCGCCGATGGCGCAGCAGGCATACGCCCTGCTGTCGAACTTTCGGATGACCGAACGCAGCGTCGACTACGGTCTGGTCGCCGCTCTTCGAGTGCTCGACGCGCTGGACGTGTCGTCGCCCAGCGTCGGAGGTCCGATGGACCTGTGCCGCATCACCCCGGATGGGGCCCATCACCTTGACCCAGACGAAGTCGACGCCATCCGCGAGCAAGTCGGTCGGTGGCTCGGTATCGAGGAAACCGCGCTCGACGGATTGTTCGACTGA